A part of Maridesulfovibrio hydrothermalis AM13 = DSM 14728 genomic DNA contains:
- a CDS encoding TetR/AcrR family transcriptional regulator: MKTKDIILATAKEMISEVGFHKATTANLAKKANISEGTIYRHFESKEDILLHILDALEEQFSYYIEAIRKKLDVKDCSLEEIMTDYFSFVEANEVDMKIMLSTYGLLDSSKRLMAVFLKNLELILEESLRHGIERGEIKDVDVERNATVVMTIIFGLTRMHLYWPDVRDVREEAIEFCRRSLMK; encoded by the coding sequence ATGAAAACCAAGGATATCATCCTCGCAACAGCAAAGGAAATGATTTCAGAGGTGGGTTTCCATAAAGCCACAACTGCCAATCTGGCTAAGAAAGCGAACATTTCTGAAGGAACTATCTATAGACATTTTGAAAGTAAAGAAGATATTCTTTTGCACATTCTTGATGCGCTTGAAGAGCAATTCTCCTACTATATTGAAGCCATCCGCAAAAAACTTGATGTGAAAGATTGTTCTCTTGAAGAGATTATGACTGACTATTTTTCCTTTGTTGAAGCAAATGAAGTCGATATGAAAATCATGCTTTCCACTTATGGCCTGCTTGATTCTTCCAAGCGGCTTATGGCTGTTTTTCTTAAAAATCTTGAATTGATCCTTGAGGAGTCCCTGCGTCACGGAATCGAGAGAGGGGAAATCAAAGATGTTGACGTTGAACGTAATGCAACGGTTGTCATGACAATCATCTTCGGCCTGACCAGAATGCACCTTTACTGGCCTGATGTGAGAGATGTGCGCGAAGAGGCCATAGAGTTCTGTCGTCGCAGCCTGATGAAATAA
- a CDS encoding IscA/HesB family protein, which translates to MVELTEAAIKQLENYFADKDKTPIRIYLATGGUAGPKLALALDESKDSDESFEVEGFTFLLDKELNEQGSPFRVDLSYTGFVIDSKMEMGAGGECGSCSGSCG; encoded by the coding sequence ATGGTTGAACTTACCGAAGCTGCAATTAAACAGCTTGAAAACTATTTTGCAGATAAAGATAAAACACCTATCCGCATCTACCTGGCTACTGGCGGCTGAGCAGGCCCCAAGTTGGCATTGGCTCTGGATGAGTCAAAAGATAGCGATGAGAGTTTTGAAGTTGAAGGTTTCACCTTCCTGCTGGATAAAGAACTTAACGAACAGGGCAGCCCCTTCAGAGTTGACCTCAGCTACACTGGTTTCGTAATCGATTCCAAGATGGAGATGGGTGCTGGCGGCGAATGCGGTTCCTGCTCTGGAAGCTGCGGTTAA
- a CDS encoding tetratricopeptide repeat protein, whose protein sequence is MRGKEKIRGIFSSRQSSVIGTGTTKKRTEQSTFWYAQEQDNGVLKVQPINNNYVPSGPIVAVEMEMFLRDYNPEPELYAEKVLPSMRQLNKTIELGESHRKKSENYSAEHEFKKAINIDELSVRANFGLGLTYLDRGEISRADDIFRRLVCINASYDPEHKHLFNEFGISLRKSGMHSQALEYYQKAEELVLEDENLCLNIARVHYEMGNLDTCIMYLKKALQFNHKLEEACVFLNFLHCKGFVKECAVSQLIDEAKKKTPTQIQF, encoded by the coding sequence GTGAGGGGAAAAGAAAAAATCCGGGGTATTTTTTCATCACGGCAAAGCTCGGTAATCGGGACTGGAACAACAAAAAAACGAACAGAACAATCAACCTTCTGGTACGCTCAGGAGCAGGATAACGGTGTCCTTAAGGTTCAGCCTATAAATAATAATTATGTTCCATCCGGACCTATCGTTGCAGTTGAAATGGAAATGTTTCTACGTGACTATAATCCTGAACCGGAACTTTATGCAGAGAAAGTACTGCCGAGTATGCGCCAGTTGAATAAAACAATTGAGCTTGGTGAAAGTCATCGCAAAAAATCTGAAAATTACAGCGCAGAGCACGAATTCAAAAAAGCAATTAATATTGACGAACTGAGTGTTCGCGCTAACTTCGGGTTAGGGCTGACCTATCTTGACCGGGGAGAAATAAGCAGAGCCGACGATATATTCAGACGCTTGGTATGTATAAATGCCAGCTATGACCCGGAGCACAAACACCTTTTTAACGAATTCGGTATATCGCTTCGCAAGAGCGGAATGCATTCACAAGCTTTAGAATATTATCAAAAGGCTGAAGAACTGGTTTTGGAAGATGAAAATTTATGCCTCAATATTGCCCGGGTCCATTATGAGATGGGAAACCTTGACACTTGTATTATGTATTTGAAAAAAGCACTGCAATTCAACCACAAACTTGAAGAAGCATGTGTCTTTTTAAATTTTCTTCATTGCAAAGGATTCGTTAAAGAGTGCGCTGTCAGCCAATTGATAGATGAAGCAAAGAAAAAAACGCCTACGCAGATTCAGTTCTGA
- a CDS encoding substrate-binding periplasmic protein yields the protein MKGFFLVAAILLMSVSFLKSGVSSDEELRIITEITQPAAMVLDNGELGGFGVDIVEAIKKEIGCNAVIEVMPWARGYKYLKENPNIMLFPTTRTFEREKLFHWVGPIAQHDWVFYGHVDKKHNIKTLDDAKKVSGIGVYRDDVRAHFLESKGFTNLEVVNDQRTNFRKLERNRIDLVVVSSIGIEDYLKKNQHLKGIFVPVFTFRRVELYLAFSQKTNLEIVHQWDKAFRRLKNKGVIKRIQQKWM from the coding sequence ATGAAGGGTTTCTTTTTAGTTGCAGCAATACTGCTTATGAGTGTTTCCTTTCTCAAGTCAGGTGTCTCTTCTGATGAGGAGTTGCGGATAATCACTGAAATAACCCAGCCGGCAGCTATGGTTCTTGATAATGGGGAGTTGGGAGGCTTTGGTGTCGATATTGTTGAAGCTATTAAGAAAGAAATCGGTTGCAATGCCGTGATTGAAGTAATGCCGTGGGCAAGGGGGTATAAATATCTCAAAGAGAATCCGAATATTATGCTTTTCCCCACGACCAGAACTTTTGAGCGGGAAAAACTTTTTCACTGGGTAGGCCCGATTGCCCAGCACGACTGGGTGTTTTATGGGCATGTGGACAAGAAGCACAACATCAAAACTTTGGACGATGCTAAAAAAGTTTCCGGCATTGGTGTTTATCGCGATGATGTCCGCGCCCATTTTTTGGAAAGTAAAGGGTTCACCAATCTTGAAGTGGTAAATGATCAGCGAACAAATTTCAGAAAATTGGAGCGTAACAGAATTGATCTTGTAGTTGTTTCAAGTATTGGAATAGAAGATTATTTAAAAAAGAATCAACATCTTAAGGGAATATTTGTACCTGTCTTCACTTTTCGCAGGGTGGAACTTTATCTGGCGTTTTCCCAAAAAACAAATCTGGAAATTGTCCATCAGTGGGATAAAGCTTTCAGACGTCTTAAAAATAAGGGCGTGATAAAAAGAATTCAGCAAAAATGGATGTGA
- a CDS encoding CBS domain-containing protein has product MYVGLKMLKDFVTVTPETLIKEADKILEDNQLWMLLVKEGEELVGYVTKEDVRAALPSVINSLDKHELSYLLSKITVREVVRKNITTIPPETDIEAAADLMFEMNLSGLAVVNENKKLIGYINRNKMLELLVEEMGLKHGGSRIVVDVEERSGVIYEVAGIISNMKYSIISTGVFHHNNRRMVVVRVDTEDASPIVAAIKERGYKVVGPEDFMDEWKS; this is encoded by the coding sequence ATGTATGTGGGACTGAAAATGCTCAAGGACTTTGTGACCGTTACTCCTGAAACTCTGATCAAGGAAGCGGACAAAATTCTGGAAGACAATCAGTTGTGGATGCTTCTGGTCAAAGAGGGTGAAGAACTTGTCGGTTATGTCACCAAAGAGGATGTCCGTGCTGCCCTGCCTTCAGTGATAAATTCTCTGGATAAGCATGAGCTTAGCTATTTGCTGAGCAAGATTACTGTCCGGGAAGTTGTGCGCAAAAATATCACCACCATCCCGCCTGAAACAGACATTGAAGCAGCTGCTGACTTGATGTTCGAAATGAATTTGTCCGGCCTTGCTGTTGTGAACGAAAATAAAAAACTTATCGGCTATATTAATCGCAATAAAATGCTTGAACTGCTGGTAGAGGAAATGGGACTTAAACACGGCGGTTCCCGCATCGTTGTAGATGTGGAAGAAAGAAGCGGCGTAATTTATGAAGTTGCCGGAATCATATCTAATATGAAATACAGCATCATCAGTACCGGTGTTTTTCACCATAATAATCGTAGAATGGTTGTTGTACGTGTTGATACTGAGGATGCTTCTCCTATTGTTGCAGCCATCAAAGAGCGTGGCTATAAGGTTGTCGGGCCTGAAGACTTTATGGATGAATGGAAAAGCTAG
- a CDS encoding hydrogenase maturation nickel metallochaperone HypA — translation MHEMSIAQSILAIIQEEMEKQPGATLKKIVVGNGALAGIVSDALIFGWEAVTLGTPLEGSVLEVNEIPIKVCCGGCQKEFIPEDKLYMACPDCGLEIGHKVLQGKELQIESIEIDK, via the coding sequence ATGCACGAAATGTCAATAGCGCAAAGTATACTTGCAATCATTCAAGAGGAAATGGAAAAGCAGCCCGGAGCCACCCTCAAAAAAATAGTGGTAGGCAATGGTGCACTTGCCGGAATCGTCTCCGATGCACTTATTTTCGGATGGGAAGCCGTTACACTCGGAACCCCCCTCGAAGGATCTGTTTTAGAGGTTAATGAGATTCCCATCAAGGTCTGCTGCGGCGGCTGCCAAAAAGAGTTCATCCCTGAAGACAAACTATATATGGCCTGCCCGGACTGCGGTCTGGAGATAGGACATAAAGTTCTTCAAGGAAAAGAATTACAAATCGAAAGTATCGAGATTGACAAATAA
- the hypB gene encoding hydrogenase nickel incorporation protein HypB produces MGEIPIVRNILEANDRIADELNQFFNEKKILCINLMSSPGSGKTSLLERTLTDLKDEFKMAVIEGDLQTDNDARRVAATGAQAVQINTEGGCHLNSSQVKEALSLIDVEGLDILFVENVGNLVCPAEFNVGEHHKVTLLTVTEGDDKPEKYPLMFHISSVMILNKIDLLPYVDFDLEKAKNNARKLNADIALFPLSCRSREGLEDWYGWLREARASKA; encoded by the coding sequence ATGGGCGAAATTCCTATAGTACGCAATATTCTGGAAGCAAATGACAGAATTGCCGACGAACTTAATCAGTTTTTTAATGAAAAAAAGATCCTGTGCATCAATCTCATGAGCTCGCCCGGATCTGGTAAAACAAGCCTGCTTGAAAGAACACTTACCGACCTCAAAGATGAATTTAAAATGGCTGTCATCGAAGGTGATCTCCAGACCGATAATGATGCTCGCCGCGTTGCTGCCACCGGAGCGCAGGCTGTGCAGATCAATACTGAAGGCGGATGCCATCTCAATTCCAGTCAGGTAAAAGAAGCCCTCTCCCTCATTGATGTCGAAGGACTTGATATCCTTTTCGTGGAAAATGTCGGAAACCTCGTCTGCCCTGCTGAATTTAATGTAGGCGAACACCACAAGGTAACCCTGCTGACCGTCACTGAAGGCGACGACAAGCCTGAAAAGTACCCCCTCATGTTCCACATTTCTTCCGTCATGATTCTGAACAAGATAGACCTGCTGCCCTACGTGGACTTTGACCTCGAAAAAGCAAAGAACAACGCACGTAAACTTAACGCCGACATTGCACTCTTCCCGCTATCCTGCCGCTCTCGCGAAGGACTTGAAGACTGGTACGGCTGGCTTCGCGAAGCCCGCGCCTCCAAAGCATAA